One window of Quercus robur chromosome 12, dhQueRobu3.1, whole genome shotgun sequence genomic DNA carries:
- the LOC126709718 gene encoding brassinosteroid-responsive RING protein 1-like: protein MGFPVGYSELLLPKIFIYALSFLGFLRKLIYTMFHYVGLSDFFEPDIALLDTATRVPEFNSVSAVLIREILPVVKFSDLVDQPESCAVCLYDFEPNDEIRPLTNCRHIFHKGCLDRWMGYEQKTCPLCRTPFIPDDMQETFNERLWAASGIPEFYGDYYSLPTGL, encoded by the coding sequence ATGGGGTTCCCAGTGGGTTATTCAGAGCTTCTCTTACCAAAGATCTTTATCTATGCACTTTCCTTTCTGGGTTTCTTAAGAAAACTCATCTACACCATGTTTCACTACGTGGGTCTGTCCGATTTCTTCGAACCCGACATTGCGTTGCTGGACACGGCGACACGTGTCCCCGAATTCAACTCCGTGTCGGCCGTGCTTATCCGAGAAATCCTCCCCGTCGTGAAGTTCTCGGACCTGGTCGACCAGCCCGAGTCCTGCGCTGTCTGCCTCTACGATTTCGAACCCAACGACGAGATCCGACCGCTCACAAACTGTCGTCACATCTTCCACAAAGGCTGCCTCGACCGTTGGATGGGATACGAGCAGAAAACGTGTCCGCTGTGTCGGACACCGTTCATTCCTGATGATATGCAAGAAACTTTCAACGAGAGACTCTGGGCTGCTTCTGGGATCCCTGAATTTTATGGAGATTATTATTCTCTTCCCACTGGTTTGTAG